The sequence below is a genomic window from Wyeomyia smithii strain HCP4-BCI-WySm-NY-G18 chromosome 1, ASM2978416v1, whole genome shotgun sequence.
TTTCTTCCTTCCTTAATTACCCGCTGCTTACGCAACATTAGCGCACACGAccacgatgtttttttttatattattattttcactcaACACCAGAAACATAGAAACAAAACCTCGATACAAACAACACCGTTAGGTAAAAATAATCACACCAACACGCACGCCGTAATTGCCGAGCACTAAACACAACAGCAGAATAGAACTGAAAACAAAAGAACAACAGACCAACCACCTGCTTCTTCAAAAGGGCCTGTTGTCGGCATTGCCTTCAATAACACTTTCCAACAGCAAAATTTCCAATGGAAAATATGGCCAGCCTTGCAGGATTTTTGCACTGGACCTTCGCGTGGTTGATTAAAACCTTCTGATTCACTAGCGATCACTTGCCAATTTTCCCTCCTCACGGGTATGAAACTACCCTAAGACGATTTTATTTTCAGATGATTATGGACGGAACGAATCTAAACCGGTACAGATCACGCCAAACAAACCAGGTGAGTGACCCTGTTGTTGTTTGTTGACCGCGTCGACACAGTCCGGTTGCTACGATTAATAAGAACTTTTACCCGTAGGTTGCATCATCTGAGACAGGTACGGCGCAAGTCAACGTTGTTAATCATAGATTACTAGtaaatcaaaactcaatttCAAGTACGAAAAACTAATCGCTAATTTTATCGCGCCACGCCGACCACCACGATGGATTCCCGTCCAAGACTGACTGACTGGTAGCGCGTAAGCGCAACCCACTTGAGCGAGAACAAGACCGAGCTATACGCCACCACCCGCCAACTCGTCGTCAGTCTTCAGCTCAGCGCAAAGATAAGTAAGTGTGTATTATAACTGTTAATTCTGTTTTATCATCCGCCAACCAAGAGCTTCTATCGCTCTTTGGATGGAAGTGCGAAAGCTTCCGTCGATGTAAAGGCCGCTGTTTTCTAGAGCGCCAGCGAGCGAGAGAAGAAGCACTCACTTGTATGGCCACCAAATCGACGGCGGAATACGGTAGAATGTTTTATCCAGTTGCGCTTGCGCTGCGGTGCGTTTTTGGATGTATGGGTGTAATAACTAGTGGGCAATGCAGTGCAGCGTTGTCAGCTATGGGGATTTTCCTGCAGGTCTACGGAAGGTGAATTTATAAAGTACATATGCGGGTCTCAGTATGTTTAGGAGTACAGTatgaataaaaatcgaattactAAAGGATTTTGCGCACCCCAGGTTCAAAACCGCtctaattattataattatgaaAACTATGatgttgtggtccccgtggttcagtggttagcgatgtcggtcggctagctctcccacacggttgtgatatcgggctcGATTCCTGAtcaggaacttttcgagctggaaattttctcgactcagcactggggcacggtgtatcgttgtacttatcctacaacatgcaaaatctgccgaaaacaatatcgataacgaattctctcaactaatctagttgatcgaaaccgcattagcccccaggctagcgtgcgattttgtgttgtttttttttaaaactatgaTAATTATCATCTTTTTCCTTTAGTTCTACACTTCTCTACTTTTACGTTATGCAGTTGGTTTATGGATTGTCCATAAACTACATGAGAAATTCATTTCGATGGTTTTCTCGTAGCCTCAATTTCAGTTATTTAAACGCCCTGTCACTTCGTAGTTTTAAGTTCATAcaaattcttaaaaattttatataaaagCCTAGACATTGGCCAGATTTTGCTACCTCCAAGAAGTTAACGTAACTTATGAATGATAACTTACCTTGACGTTCTGCGAGTTGAGTGTATAAAAATGCTGATCAAAGGTCAACTCTGGGGATTTTCAGTGGAAAGATGTAAGTTATGATCAGAGTGACTCATATGATTAAAACATGTTTAAAATGAGTTTACAACTAAGCACCAATTATTTCAAGAatctaataaaaaaatatttgaaatgaaaacttCGCCTTTTtatctaaatatatttatttgtttgtgGATTGTTGAGTTTTTAACGTCAGTGATGAATGGTTTATATAATTAatggtttttaaattaaaaacattcaagaaatttaattaaaatttaatctCAGTCCTGTTACAGGTCTAAAGTAAACTAAGTAAGATGCATGAAGAATGTTCTCATCGGACATAGACAAACATTGTATGAAGAGAAGCTGGTTGCAACATGAGTTGTATATTCAACCTAGCTAAGATTACTTACTGTCAAATTAAAGGGTTTTTTCAAGTATGAAGAGAAACCAAAATATTAGTAAAAATGTAAAGAGTTtccatgaaataaaaaatcacaagggttgtatgaaaagccacgaccgcaaagttaacgtagaactacataaggttgcttgttgcattacttgtattgaatatgttcaaaATTCTGTGCGAAAGAGAAGTTTCAAcagtgcatgcagattaaaataacattttactaaCAAATAACATttcagcgcaaaacgagaaaatattaaatcttacTCTTGTTCAGGTTCATATaggatataatgttgatcgcatctaAAGCTACCGCAAGGGAGGAGATTGAGGCATTTTTCAgataacacagttgaaaactgttttcacactgaaaatttgacgaaaatttgaataatacggctcttatataggccaaatagtgtCTGCGCATACAGCGGAAAGATGCAATGCGCAATGACATTTCATCATCACGCGTTAGCTTCTAATACGCGTCCGGAACATTCTAGCAGCAAGCGTCCCTAGCATTCAATACTCAGGTTACGACATACCGCAAAGGAATTTCATCATCCTTGTTCAGGATTGGTCACCATTCATCAGGGCTTTTCGTTCACAACAGTATACTGCATCGAGCACGCACACCCTTCCACCCTACCAGCAGCGTACCAGAAGCCAACAGGAAGGAGAAAACACCTTGCGCATGCTCACGTAACCATTCTTTATAGCAGCAGTAGAAGGGatgtgtttgaatttttttaaggcGTACGATTCTAGCTTTAggcattcagttttattttgatATCCGGTGAATAAAGTTAAATTATGGAGAGTTGTAGCTAAAGTTTTTTTCTCTCAACATTCTTGCCGAGCAACGGAGAGCCAGTAGGAGAATTGCCACCGATGGGCAACTGCTGAAGTTTATACAGTCCACTTGAAAGGCACAGTTGACCGGACGGCAGGGATCCAAtccgcctttttcaaggcatgaAGTTTTTCTCCCACGCTCAGATGGTCGCTGTGCGATCGTTTTCCTATTCCCACTCGAAGCCGGGACAATGCGCTTCGACAAATAGTACATTTCAAATTACCAGGTCTATAATTCtggcttgggaaagcaatcatataacgaccaatcagatcagtTGATATTTGCGTTCGAACAAggattgactattttcaataatatagttgcttatCACATTAAGCTTGAAAATGTTTGGGTTTGATTATGCGATTACTTAGTTTTACGCAGATTATAAAAGCTGTTCGGGTGTTGTGCTTATTAccaaaggaaaagataattcagtacgttctgagacatggaGTTTCAAATTTATAACTGTTGAAACACTTGAAGGCGTAAAttaatttaagagaaaatatcaacttttcaattagtttttctcggactattttttatttttaacagcGGCCTTAAATGAATTTCAATTAGGTATTTAATAAATCCTGAAaatgacaatttgttgtttaactcaatatcggataaggTGCCGATCACTTTTTTGCGTTattactgacagtgcgaataaggttttccttgtgatagataacacagtggaaagctgttttgacactcaaaactagacggctcatgtatgttgaacgccagctttccagaacgttggtATGTTGTCCaaatgaggcaacttttcattggatgcattcactactgcccgagtgcccgctatcgcacaaagacagcatttcactaaaggaaGTGTCCCGCTGTATCAGCTGGCCTTGCTACTATCGACGCTGATACCCGCTTCAACTGCTGCCACTATCCGTTGTCACAGCCGGTGCCGCTATccactgccattggtatccgctgctcctgcatcagctggctctGCTACTATCAATGCTGACACCCGCTGCAACCAGGGATGCGACatatacagattaatctgtattttacagatttttgggccAAAGTAACgttacagaatctgtatatacagatatacagattttcgtcaaaaagtacagatttacagatttttcaaattgACATTCATTTTTATGGACACTCcaaaccgtgcttgggaagcaatcatataacaaccaactagaggtcgaatttttagtttttagtttgaatttttttttttcatttgagaaaaatcttagaaggtttttacaatctattgctgcgaaaacgaaggaaatccattgaaaactaaccgatttattagcattcgaaattagacatatttttcacttcttccggttatagattttcattttacatccatATGTAGCCGAgtatagccgaacttcctgacagacgtagttctacgtcgaaaCTGCGCGTTTTTTCGTGACATTACAACGTTAAAATAACCCTATTTTCAATCGAAATAGCGAACacaaaataaagaaatatttttatcaatttgttGCATTTTTAACACGAACAATTTAATGcactaaataataatatttataataaaaaataattattataataaaattattcTAACGCACTGTAACAAAAatgcttttaattttttctcaacAGCTTCATGCGCTAAACGAACGGTAATAGTTTTTGAAAATACTTGATACATGTTTTCCCTTAACTATGTCATATCAGTTGAAAAtatgtattttcggtattttcttATTAAATGAAAAAGACTATGCTTGAAGTGCAACAGTtaataattattattcaatTCGAGAAAAACATAAACATCGACAACACTGCCATCGTCAAGTCACTAACGACACGAGTGCCACTCGCCGGTTCGTCGACGAAGTGTCAAATCGCAGGCAAATCGAGCAAAGCAAATAGCAGCAGCCAGCGTCGGAAAAGtactagaaaaaaatcaaatctgtAGAAAAGTTATACTGCGGTTGTTTTCCCCGAAAAATAAACTAAAGCAGTGTTACTAGGCAGCCGAAGCTAAATCACAGTTCGTAGGCCATTTTCGAATCGTTTCGTTTTCCTTTGCTGAGGAGCAAAATCTATTGAAGTTtcgtcaggtaaattttttcaatcCGATATTTGTTGATGGCTGTTTGTCGCTCTAACCTAATACGCGATGGAGAaaacttataattttttttttcgtagtaAATAATTCAGAATTCATCGTCAGCGTTTCAATCGGAAGGTAGCCGTAATGTCGCACACGATCCTGTTGGTTCAGCCCGGCCGTAACCCGGAGACGCGCACCTACAGTGACTACGAGAGTGTCAACGAGTGTATGGAGGGTGTGTGTAAAATCTACGAGGAACACCTGAAGCGGCGCAACCCGAACACACCAACTATCACGTACGACATCAGTCAGCTGTTCGATTTTGTGGATCAGGTTAGTGTGAACTTGACTAATTTATAGGCTGAATTTAATGTCCCCCTATTAATTTTTGCAGCTAGCAGATCTGAGCTGTTTGGTGTACCAGAAATCGACCAACACATACGCGCCATATAATAAGGAATGGATCAAGGAGAAAATCTACATTCTGCTGAGGCAAGCGGCCGGACCTACGGAATAGAAGATGGCTAAAGTGGTGGGAGCTGGATCGCGCGACTTGGGTAAGGTATTGTTTACGTCAAACAGTCACCTTTTGGAACTTCAGTTTTGGTTTCTGAATCACAGAAACTGTATTTAgtgatttttaaagagaaagCAGCTTTCATATAGTTTTGACATAATTTGATTTCTGGTAGACGGGATCTGCTCCGGTTTAAGTCCGCTTTCTTCATTTCCGTTTTCTACCGATCACAATAACGTGGTCCAGCGAGAGCAGAAACTGGTAGTTTTTGACAAAAGCAGATAATTCGTAGCTTAACTACCGGTAGGACGAGTACCGGAATTGAGTGTGGAAGATTACAACGGTTTTGTATTTAATCTACTgcacataaaataataataaacaatactgagagacaaaaaataaaatgataataGTTAAACGACGTTCGTTTGAGTTGATAGCTTTCTTTCCGAATCAGTCTGTATTTGCTCAAAAAGCAATTGAGAAGTTGGAGCTGTAGAAACTCATGACACCTATTGCAGGATTCGGTGTACTCTTAGAACATAATATAAAACATAGTACATAACACAGTGTATTGATGGATAATGCAATGGAATTTGTTTATTCAGAAAATTAATCTACTTATTTGGTAACTGATGTGGTATTTCGCATTCAAAGAATACGAAAAAAAGGAAGCCTTCCAATTTGTGCACTTTGATGAGCATGTCCCCACAAATGATTGACGTCTTAAGTAGATAAAATTGAATCAACACCAACGTGCAACTTGCAAAATTACGCAAAAATTGCCGAGGGGCTTAGAACTGACGTCGTGCAGAAGGAATCAATACTTTCAAAACAGCACGAAAAACTTATGAACAAACTCTAAAATCCTTTGAACGCCGGGGTGAAAAACCTCTGCCCAAACGTTACTACTGTGAATGAAACAAGTCGACTCAATAATACTTTAGCAAAATATATGGATTTTCGAATTGACCTAATTAAAGATGAAGATGGTAACTTTAGTACGAATAATGAAGCGGTTCTTGTTGGTAAATGGCTGAATACGTGTAACATGGCACCCTAAAGTAGTCATTCTCGTCTGACCCCCAACCCCAACACCCGgcactttggtcgtatgctgactgggaaggggggtcgtacgcggctgcgtagcataccgaaacctctttgaacaacgaaattagaaatgagGACCGGATCGATcgacaaagacctaggctacgaacacggaaacagaaaacggtaaacgattggaaattgtcaAAATCTCTtaataaaaacagcaaaatgggtgccagagagcgacggaCGAGAAGAACCATTTTAGAAGCTGCATGCTCACTGCAGCTACGCGTTAGAACAGAGAGAGAGATACAAGTgagcaagagctgccgaaaataaagTCCACCGTCGGGAGAAGCGCGAGCATGAGAAGCAAGTACTTGCCAGCGCAGAAGACTACTtagcttctatagaacagtcaacagagtCGGAAGTAATCATTTTCCTGTACTGGTGATGCGTAAGGACAAGGACGGCCACCTGCTCACGGATAGATCGTAGCCAGCGTGTAGCGTGtaggacgctgatcctcccgatggccctttacggacatgaagcatggacgctgattggcgagtgctcggagtttttgagcgtaaagttctgcgatcgatacttggtggTAAATtgaaagatggagtgtggcgcaggcgcatgaatcacgagttgtaccaggttcAGGggcgtggtccccgtggctttgtagttagcgatgtcggtcggctagctctcccatacggttgtgatatcgggttcgattcccgatcgtgTCGAGGATTTTTtttgagctgaaaattttctcgactcagcactggggcacggtgtatcggtatatcgataacgaattgtCTCAAATAACCTAGCTGATCGAGatcgctattagcccccaggctaagctTGCGATGTTGTTTTGTTTTAGAGGGGCGGACAAAGGGTACTTTGAGTGGCAGGTGGAAAGCGGTTTGGCCCCTCCCTCTCATTCCAGCTCaacatttttatctttttatgaCGAGTATTTTTGAAGAAGTAGGCACTACCAAGCAGGCCTTGAGAAGTTGATAAGCGCTCGTGAAGAAGCCGTAAAACCATAAGGTTGTTCTTCAATAAACTGTTCTTTGTTAGTGAACGTTTGTCTAAGTTCGTCTTTGCCCGTCCAAGTAAAAGCCCGAAGTTATCCTAGAAGTTGTGAGCAATTCAAAGG
It includes:
- the LOC129718989 gene encoding enhancer of rudimentary homolog yields the protein MSHTILLVQPGRNPETRTYSDYESVNECMEGVCKIYEEHLKRRNPNTPTITYDISQLFDFVDQLADLSCLVYQKSTNTYAPYNKEWIKEKIYILLRQAAGPTE